From the genome of Corallococcus macrosporus DSM 14697:
GACGCCAGGGGGGCCGGGGCGCACTTGAGGAGCTCGCTGTTGGGAAATGTCGGGACATTTCGCGGCGCCAAACCCCCGACATTCTCGAACAGCGAGCGCCGGGACCGGCTCCGCCCCCCGGCGAGAGGGCTCCGTCGAGGCGACACCACGGAGGGGGCGCCCACTGCGACGGCTCCTTCGCTCAGCGCAGGTGAGCCGCGCGATGAGGGCCCGGGCGCTGGCGGCCGACGGACGCGGCGGCCACGCGCTCGTGCGCATCCCGATGTCACCGAACTCGGAGCCAGACACGGTCTGGCCCGCGCCTGCCCGACTCTTCGGAGCGGGAAGATGCCCGCTGGGCAGCGGACGACACGCCTTGGAGGCACTGCGCGCGGCCCGGCCCGGCGACGGACATTGCCAGCGCGCGCGGTCGCTTCCCGCCAGGTCACGAGGCCGAAGCGGCGCGAAGAAACCAGGAGCGCCATGAAACACACGCGGCGGCGGGAGTTCCAGGCGGAGCGCGCGAGCGCCCTCCCCCGCGTCCACGGGCATCGGCGCGCCATGCTCGGGATGCGAATGCGCCTCGCCATACAGCGACGGGGGCGGCCGGGCGCCCATGTTCTGGGCGACGATGCTCTGCCCGTCTCCCAGAAAGAGGCCCATTCACCGCCCAGGCAGGCACCGGCCCGCACCTGGCGGAGCGGCGATTCAGGGCGATAGGACGGACCTCACGGCCTGTCCGCTACTCCAAGTCAGGGAGGGGCCCGTTGGCGAGCCCACACGGGCGTGCCTCCCGGACCGAGGCGGCTCAATCCGCCTTCACGGCGTTCTCCTCCAGCGCGACGGCGGTGGAGGCGCGGTTGTACACGGCGGTGTCGAGCAGGCCCTCCTCGCGCGCCACCAGCACCGGCACCAGCATCTGCCCGGTGACGTTCGTCAGCGTGCGCATCATGTCGAGGATGCGGTCGATGGCCAGCAGGTAGCCCAGGCCCTCCAGCGGCAGGCCCGCGGAGCTGAGCACCACCGTGGCCATGACCACCGCCGTCCCGGGCACGCCCGCGGTGCCGAAGCTGCCCAGCACCGACGCCAACAGGATGATGAAGTACTGCGACGCGGAGAGGTCCAGGTTGAAGTACTGCGCGACGAACAGCGACGCGATGGCCGGGTAGATGGCGCCGCAGCCGTCCATCTTGATGCTGGCGCCCAGCGGCACGGCGAAGGCCGCGTAGTCCTTGTTGACGCCCAGGTTGTGCGTCACCGAGCGCAGGGCCACCGGCATGGACGCGAAGCTGGACGCGCTGACGAAGGCCACCTGCATGCCCGGGGCGGCGCCGCGGAAGAAGCGCAGCGGGTTGAGCCCATGCGTCAGCAGCAGCCCGCCATACACGAAGACGATGTGCAGCGCGCACGCCACGTACAGCGCCAGCACGAGCTTGCCCAGCGGCAGCAGGCGCTCGAAGCCGTAGGTGCCCACCAGCGCGGCGATCAGCCCGAAGGTCCCCAGCGGCGTGAGCTCCAGCACGAAGCGCGTGACTTGAATCATCGCGTCGCTGGCCTCGCGGACCAGCTCCCGCAGCCGCGCCGTCTTCTCTCCCAGCTTGACCAGCGCGAAGCCCAGCAGGCCGGCGAAGAAGATGACCTGGAGGATCTTCCCATTCGCCAGCGCGGCGAACGGGTTGGTGGGCACCACGTCCAGCAGCACCTGCACCGGGCCGGGCACGTCCTTGGGCTTGAAGGACTCCGAGGCCATGAGCTGGCCCACGCCTTCCCCGGGGCGCAGCAGCGCGGCGACGCCCAGGCCCACGCCCACCGCCAGCGCCGCGGTGATGGCGAACCAGAGGAACGTCTTGCCGCCGAGCACCGCCATGCTCTTCTGCCCGTGGAGCGCCGCCACCGCGTTGATGACCGCGAAGAACACCAGCGGCGTGGCGATCATCTTGATGAGGTTGACGTAGAGCGTGCCCAGCGGCTGGAACCAGGGCCCGGCCGGCTCCCCCACGAGCCACCCGGCCACGGCGCCGAGCACGAACGCCCCCAGGACACGCTGCCAGAAGGGGATGCGGAACCAGGCGGACACGAGCTTCTTCACGGGGAGCGACCTCTCGACGGCGGGCGGCGGACGATAACCCCCACCCCCAGGCCACGCTGGGGGGAAGCGCAGATTTTGCGCTGGGAGTGCCCATGGGCCGGGGATCCGGGTTTTGCCGCACCCAACCCACCCCGGAGGGACGCCACAGAGCAGCAGGGCCTCCCATTTATTCCCGGGGAGCGGTACACCTGGGCCCCATCATGGCCGAGACCGCTTCGCTGAACATCCCCACTGTCGACCTCGCCGACCTCGCGTCGGATGACTCCGCTCGCGTCGAGCGCGCCGCCTCGGCGATCCGCGAGGCCTTTGGCGTCTTCGGTCTCGTGTACGTGAAGAACCACGGCATCGACACCCAGGCGCTGAACCGCTTCTATGACGCGTTCGCGGCGTTCATCGCCCGGCCCGCCGAGGAGAAGAAGCCCTACGGCCGCGCGGACATCTGGTACCAGCGCGGCTGGACGCCTCCGAACACCGAGGTCGCCGTCGCCTCCAACGGCCAGCCGGACTTCAAGGAGTGCTACTTCGTCGCGCCCTACCCCAACGACCCGCAGTCCGCGTTGGAGTTCCCGGAGCTGTACCCGGAGAACGTGTGGCCCAAGGACGCACCGCCCTACTTCGAGGACGGCATCATGACGCTGGGCCGCTCGCTCCACGAGGCGGGCCTGAAGCTGCTTCGCGGCTCCGCGGTGGCCCTGGGCCTGTCGGAGTCCACGTTCGTGGACCTGTGCGACCGCGGCGCCCACGTCACCCGCGCGCTCCAGTACCTGCCGCTCACCGACGCGCAGGTGAACACGGACATCGTCTGGGGCGAGGAGCACACCGACTTCAACCTGCTGACGCTGCTCCCCGGCGGCCGCTTCCTGGACCCGGCGGGCAGCCCCGCCCCCGGCCCCGACAACAAGAGCGGCCTCTACCTGCGCACCCGCGCGACGCCGGAGGCCCCGAACGGCCTCCAGGTGCGCGGCACGGCGCCAGCGGGCTGCGTCGTCGCCCAGGTGGGCCAGCAGCTTGAAATCCTCACGGGCGGCACCTTCCTCGCCACGCCGCACGTCATCACCGCCCCCGGCGTGCCCGGCTGGCAGCGCCAGTCCGCCGCGCACTTCATGCACGTGCACACCAACACCGTGCTCTTCCCGCTGGAGAAGTTCCGCGGCCCGGACGCCATCCGGAACTACGCGCCGCCCGTGCTCGCGGGGACATATGACATCAAGACGCTCGTGGACATCGGACTGGCCCCCGCGAGCGCGCTCGACAAGCTGGGCTACCGTCACTACGACCGGCTGAACCGTCAGCGCGCTGGCGCGTAGCTTCCGCCGCACCGCTCGAGGCCCCGGATGCGCCCGGGGCCTTGCGTGTCTCATGAAACACAGACGCAATCACAGACATTGCGCCTGTGTTTCGCAATTCAATCACAGACAATTGAATACATTATCTACTCTTGGGCTCGCGGTATCAAACAGACATGGCCCCATCAGCGCGCCGGGGCCGCGCGCGACGGCTCGCGTCATCCACGCTAAAAACCACTGATGACGCGTTCATGTAGGCATTGCCCGCCAGGCGCCGCGGCAGCAAAGGCGACATCCACGCGAAAAACCACTGATGACGCGTTCATGTAGGCATTGCCCGCCAGCGAGCCTCCATCCTGCCGCACGTTCCCAAGCTCGCGGGTTGAGCGCTTCACCAGGCGGACACGCAGGACTCACTGAAGACTCGTTCATGTAGGCACTGCACATCCATATGCGCGGAACCAGGAACATCGGCGCCCTGGATGGTGGTTGACGTCACTCCAAAAAGAGGCCCTGGGGATGTCGCCTGTGCGACAAAGTCGCCGACCTGGCGTCGGAGGGAATGGCGTCCAGGCCACAGACCGGTCAAGGGTTGCAAGCCCTGCCCCCGCTGGCGCGCCCCGCCGCCCCAGGGTGAGGAGCCTCGCCGCACGATGCACGACACCATCGACTTCAAGACGCTCTTCGACGCCTCCCCCAACCCCTACATGCTGCTCGACCGGGAGCTCCGCTACGTCGCGGCCAACGCGGCGTACCTGCGCGTCACGGCCAGCAGGCTGGACGAGCTGCTGGGGCGGAACATCTTCGAGGCCTTCCCGAACGACCCCGGGGATCCCAACAACGCCAACGCCCTGCAGCTCCGGGACTCGTTCCTCCGGGTCCTCGCGACCCGGGCGCCGGACACCCTCGCGCTGATTCCCTACCGGGTCCCCATGCAGACGGACGCGGGGGTCATCACCGCCTTCCGCTACTGGAGCGCCACCCACATCCCGCTGTTCAATGCTGCGGGCGAGGTGACCTACATCCTCCAGCACACCGTCGACGTCACGGAGCTCCAGCGGCTCAAGCAAGCCGCCCAGCCTGTGACTGGGACGGACGGCGCTGACGCGGCGCTGTCCTCGCAACTGGAAGCGGGCGTCTT
Proteins encoded in this window:
- a CDS encoding dicarboxylate/amino acid:cation symporter — translated: MKKLVSAWFRIPFWQRVLGAFVLGAVAGWLVGEPAGPWFQPLGTLYVNLIKMIATPLVFFAVINAVAALHGQKSMAVLGGKTFLWFAITAALAVGVGLGVAALLRPGEGVGQLMASESFKPKDVPGPVQVLLDVVPTNPFAALANGKILQVIFFAGLLGFALVKLGEKTARLRELVREASDAMIQVTRFVLELTPLGTFGLIAALVGTYGFERLLPLGKLVLALYVACALHIVFVYGGLLLTHGLNPLRFFRGAAPGMQVAFVSASSFASMPVALRSVTHNLGVNKDYAAFAVPLGASIKMDGCGAIYPAIASLFVAQYFNLDLSASQYFIILLASVLGSFGTAGVPGTAVVMATVVLSSAGLPLEGLGYLLAIDRILDMMRTLTNVTGQMLVPVLVAREEGLLDTAVYNRASTAVALEENAVKAD
- a CDS encoding isopenicillin N synthase family dioxygenase — its product is MAETASLNIPTVDLADLASDDSARVERAASAIREAFGVFGLVYVKNHGIDTQALNRFYDAFAAFIARPAEEKKPYGRADIWYQRGWTPPNTEVAVASNGQPDFKECYFVAPYPNDPQSALEFPELYPENVWPKDAPPYFEDGIMTLGRSLHEAGLKLLRGSAVALGLSESTFVDLCDRGAHVTRALQYLPLTDAQVNTDIVWGEEHTDFNLLTLLPGGRFLDPAGSPAPGPDNKSGLYLRTRATPEAPNGLQVRGTAPAGCVVAQVGQQLEILTGGTFLATPHVITAPGVPGWQRQSAAHFMHVHTNTVLFPLEKFRGPDAIRNYAPPVLAGTYDIKTLVDIGLAPASALDKLGYRHYDRLNRQRAGA